The genomic interval TTAAAACATACCAGTTCAAATTGGAAGAAGTTGAAGGATTCAGGTGCGTCTTATCAGAACTCTTAAATCCTGAGCAATCAgtataaatacattttttgcAGATACCGATCTAAAGATGCCTGGAAAGCTGTGACAAGGATCGCAGTGCGCGAGGCTAGACTCAAAGAGATAAAACAGGAGGTACTGACTTGCGAAAAACTGAAGGGATATTTTGAAGATAACCCAAAAGATTTAAAATCCCTGCGTCAAGACAAAGCACTGCACACAGTGAGGCTACAACCACATTTAAAAGACGTTCCGGAATACATAGTcccgaaaactttgaaaaggcTAACGGGAATCggcaaaaaaaagcgaaaatttaATCGGGATGCCGCTGCAGCTGGTTCAAGTGCCTCAAAGTCGAAATACAATGCTAGGGCTTCGAATCCATTGATCAGTCTTAGTTTAccacgaaaaaaatgacgtacATCATGAAGATAAACTATCTGTCCCATGTATCTAGTTGTACTTGAACTCAAAACATTGTTAATATAAAGATTTTTCAGGAAATTCAAAAAGCCAATTTTGAATCCACAAGGTGCcttttattattaaaacatCTTAACAACATACGTACATAAGAGGATCTTACAAAATTTTGCGTGCAAAACTAATCACAGCGGTTTTAGTTTGCAATTATCGCAGTCTCAACATGATTGTTCCACAAAgatcttcgattttttaaaacaaaaattaagacTTATTGGTTATTTTTCTGGGCGTGTACTTTCCCCGAATCTTGTCATTGAGTCCCTCTCTATTTCTAGCGAGTTCAATAGCATAAAACTGTATTCTAGACGTGAGTATGCTGTTTTTCTCTGAGTATTCTCCGTCGCAATCCGCCCTAACTAATGTGCCAAAACTGTAGTCTTCGACGACATCTTTGAACTGTTCGCAAAACGGCCTCCATTTCGCTTTTCCCTCTGGAGACTTTAGATCTTCCTCATTGATTTTATCGACTTTGAAGTCTGGAAACGACTCCCGGAACGTTTTGTAAATCAAATCATCATGTGGGGTGAGTCGTAAGAGTTTGGGATCCACTGAACATAAGATCTGGAAGGAATACAGTTACTGCGTCAATCAATTGATAATACCATGGATGTATAACGagtgaattataaaattgtttGTAAATTCTGTTACCaacgttgaaatatatttcggcGTGTTCGAAGGCTTTCATAGCCCACATGGCCTCGACAGAAGGCTGGAAAAGTTGAAGATACCAATGTGTCATCAAGCGAGCATATTTCTGttagaaaattaattcgttGAAAGTTGATGCTAACTTACATCATTTTCAAACTCTTCTGCAGGTCTGGACAAAACGCTCGTTCCAGCGATCAACTGATCAGCAgtctatggaaaaaaatagaggtgTGGGCTTGTAGAGATACTCAGGTTATGTTTCATAGGAACAACAAGTGTTGATGTTTACAAAGATACCGCATGAGATCTTGTAAAATACAGTTCATCTTACAGATATGTCTGCTTAGTGGATAAAAAAACAGATACTACGTTCGCGTTGATGACATGACACTAGAAATAAtttaaagagaaaataaattgttaaCTTTCTTACCACATCACCCACTCGTGCCATGTTTTCGACTTGctttacaatatatatatgtatatgtatgcctCAACTACTTGCTgatgttactattattattgttgcgACCAACGTTGAATTGTTAgcaaaatgtctttttttaaGCACCTTATAGATTGCAATTTGTGCTACAATGTCAGCTGAGTTGCTGACTGTCAGGCGAATTTCCTTATTCTGCAGGAATTAGGTGATCATAGATGTATAATTGCACACAAGGTTGATGATTTTGCAAAAATCCAACGCCAGCTGTTGGattcatgaaatattttttttattgatgaaaaatttcatggcACGTAACTTGCCGACAACAATTAGGTAAATTGCAAgtaattcaaaataataacTTGCCCATTATGCACCCGGGGAATCCATTATGAATTTCcatttcgaagaattttgcgAATTATAGATATACAAAGTCGTCGATTTTTACCAGGTCCTGTGTACAGGAATtgcgtaattttttgattgatcttATTCTGAAAGTGTAATTAATCGAGTTGTATGATTTTtcgtacaaaaaattttcaaattccagtTTCTTTATGCACACGACGGATCGTTACGTCATGTTGCAGTTTATTCAAGTGTGAAGGACTAAACAGACTTATGTAAATATCAATCAATTGAGGAAACAGGATGATGATGAGGTTTTATTACATGAATAATTAAGTTATTCATAAAATCTTTTATTTGCCTGAACTAGTAGCACATGTTACGAGAATCATTGACCGATTGCATACGGATGATCTAAagctgaatttttattttgcgcttaCTTCTATGATTCCTTCGTCGGATTTACAGCTCAGACAATCGCCTAATCAGTTTTTACTTGGACGATATTGATCTGAGATAGAGTTCATCGAATTATCTACTTTCAGTGAGGTGATGACGTCGGATTTAAATGCTTACAAAAATTCCAACATTGCAATAAGTTCGGGTCCTTCATAGTTTTCTTAAGAGTCGCTAAGCGTATCCTGATCTGTAAGTAGACTCAAAATTCAAGTAGCAGCCTGTTCGTGGAGCTATAATTACGGATAATTATATTACAGCAAGAGGAtgttttggagaaaaattgaatagttTGATAATTTATGGTTGGAAGGATCCATTAGACTTCGAATGAAGTTACACCGGTAATGAGTTTCTGAATATTGGAAAATTATAGCCCATTCGTCCAACCGAAGGTGGTacctgtttattcatttcatatctCAGTTCTTCATTACGGAATGACAAtacaattttcttattttcatatataaaTAGATGCGCGGTTGAAGAAACAAGCACAGATACTCACAGAATCTTTCTGAAAAATCATGCAGTTCTCTACCATAGCGCTTATCTGCGGATTCGCCTGCCTCTCGGCGACGGTCTCTGTGAGTACATtacattttgaataattaattaattcgagCAGAACTAATGATATTTTCATGCTTTTCAATCTTACTTTGTTCTTACTTAATGTTTTGCCACCACAAAAAAGGCACTCCGGATGACGCCGGGGCAGATTGTGCATATGAAAGAATTGATCGGAAAGTGTTTCACGGAGTCCGGCGTTGAtcctgaaataattgaaagatcaaaaaaaggagagaaaatcgaTGATGAAAAACTTCACTGTTTCGGCGCTTGCATGCTTCAATCTATGGGAGTCGTAaggaaattttaataatctttTCAGTGCATAATCtaatgaaaaaacgagaatcgaaatattttctggaTCGACGCCGTCCTAATTTTGAAGTAATCTTTCTTGATTTCAGCTTGGCGACGATGGGACGATCTTCAAAGAGGCGGCTATTGCAAAAATACCGGATAACTTTCCACGAGACCAGGCGATCGCCGTAATAAATCTTTGCTCTGAAAAAAGTAAGTCGTATCATATGGTCGTATCATATACTGACCGctttttaataatattctaACTTGATATGGAACTGATACTTGCTTCAGAAGGAGACAATGCTTGTAAAACAGCCGGTTATATCCTCGAATGTCTTTGGGAGAACAAGGTTGGTTCGGCTGATCATTATTTACCCCTTACATAGCtgtattttgaatttgattattttttcttatttgcaGGGTTTCGGGATGCTTGAAATTCCTGAAATGTAACCGTTCTACGAGATCCAATCTGaacgaaatataataaaagaaaacacgATTTATTGGATCTAGGATAAATAATATCTACGCTAAATAAACACtgcatatatttgtataagtattttatgtataaatgtTTGGGGAATTTCGATTCACCTCCACCGGTTGTTGGAacagaatgatttttttcttgataaTAAATTGGAAACAAAATTATGCTTACTATTTCAATCTAATTAATCACCATTTATAACTCTGATTAATATTTACCGTTACCTACGCAAACGTCAAAGGATCAAAGGATTGAGGTTCCTTCGAATGTGGTCCAATATAATCGgaacaataaaattaaatttctaaGGCGGTTTGACGTGACGTGAGATCCGTATCTTTGGCTTATCGTATGTAGAGCCTCCCGAAGTAGTTTCACCGTTACTCGGACCTGGTGACCCCTAGAGAGTTAACCGAATGCTCCTTTTAACGTAAGTCCTTGCCAACAGGAGCTCATAGTGGCAAATTAAAACGATCCATGGTAGGAAATTCATTAGATCTGATTTGATATTTTAAGATTGACGATGGTAGAAATCTAACACATATAATGAGATGCAGAGAATCTCGAGAGTCCAAATTTTCACGAAGGATTATCGCTGGCACACAGAATTTTTCTGAAAGGTATTGACGCATGCGTTGCTAAAATGTTTGTTCATTATGCGTATTCATTCGTCAAGGTTGAGGTCACTGCATTATCGTTGTATAGCATGTACGTTGAATTCTGATGATTACCAAGCACCTTTAGTTCGAACGTGAACTTGACTCAGGAAGAATGTTATATACACGTCAACTTAGATTAATGGTTGGATGGACGTAGATTAGCGAACCTTTAGAATGAAAGTAACTTGGCCAGGTTCGTAAAATATATTCACCGATGTAgatattgaagaaattttaaaaactatgtacatatatcgtaCATCCTGTTTTTTGTACATTGTATATTTGAATTAGCGTCAGCTTGAAAATACAGACGCCGATAAAATAtgagttgaaaattgtttgctCAGATTATAATGTAGAACGTAGTtattagaattgaaaatatgatGTCTAGGTTTTTAAGAACGAAACTGTAGACGTCAATGGAGGCTTAAATAATCGCGAGATATAATTTGTAGTTCAACGTACATTAAAATTTCGTTATGTAAGGAAgggatatttgaaaaagattGATGATCCGcgattaattttgtttctgGTGTGGCGGTTATTTTATATAAGTTACGAAACACGTTCAAGGTCCTGTAAgttgtatttttaaaaaatttcttgtttttttgatcacctgattagaaaaatttattttcacaccgATCACATATCAGCGCAATATTATCTGCTGAATCTCTTCACTGGCTAATTTCACCTATCTTGTTATAAGATACTATGTAGTTCCATGTTTATTGATGTTCCAATCAATTACTAGAATTGCaagcaatttttattcttgcatttattctttctttttatatatatttgttccaAGGACTGACACCATTTCGCAAACAATGCTGTGAAGTTCTTCGAATCTACATTCATATTTATGTAAGATGATGGAAgaataataacgaataataACTTTAATGAATGGCTATTGTGACGcctataattatacaaatatatctatatagaaTAACGCCGAAGGAAGTTAGTGTGAATATTTACGATGTGCAAGCTTCGTTCGCAATAATTTATGGACCGAATGTCTCATCATCGTCCATCGATTACATTATCACTGCGCGAAGGTGGTGACTGATAACAAATTTCATTACCTCATGATTACGATTGAAGTCACCAGGTTGAAAGCTTCaccatataataatataacattCTCGGATTGTGTCTCCAGCCCAACCCCAATGAGGCTTTTACTCCTATGATGATATTACTCTTCGTTGTATGGACCATTCGCTGACTCTGCAGATTAAAATTCGGGATGAAATTTGTTCAGGTGAACGTAATCGTGatttagcaaaaattttttttgtcgtcaatAGTTTTTTACTATTTCTATATTGATGAAACAATCTCTACGTACGTTACCAAAAATAGACGTCCCCACCAGAGTTGAAGAAGGTGATTAGATGAACGTAATTATCACAGGCTGCAaccattaaaataaaaaactcaatgaataaacaaaaagcaAAAGGTAAGTATATCAATACGCAGGTGTTGTTGGGCGATACATATCTAACTCACATTGGTATCTGGGTGTGTGGATCATGCgtgtgtaaaataattattctgaTACGTCCATAACGTCagatagaacaaaaaaaagtgacaTCGTCCCAAATATTCCATGTCGGAATGATCCTGGATCGAACAACTCAAATCAAAGGAATCAAGAATATTTTGGTTCACATATTATGCGACAAATCGATCATGTGGATTTAACATCGTCAGAAAATCATTGACCCAGCGTCATGCGAGGgagagatttttcattttcattttcgtagaAGCATCAGCTTTTTCGAATAGATTTGTGCTTGAAGATTGTAGGAGGCAGAGTTCGTCGGCCATTTGGTGGAACCCGAATCTTCTTCGTTTCCGTGTTGAGCGTGCGAggcattgaaattatttcttgcgtttttatttattttttcctccagacTCCTTCTCTCGCCTCCGGGTGAaccattttttcattgtcataATACCCTAGCGTCCGAAGGCTATTACGATCTATGTAGATACTGTCTTACGTATGTTATGAAcgtgcatagatatattgtacgtatatacctatatacgtagcATGTAAGATTGATATATAAAGGCGCGATGCGATTTGGACGTTCGTCATAAGTTTTCAAACACTCGACTACGTGCAGAATTCATAATTTTCCAACACCGGCAATCATGAAGACTCCGATTGTCTTCGCCATCTCTCTTCTCGCTCTTGCGATTTTCGTTAACGTAAGTTCGATCACTTCTTCCTCATCATCGTAGTCGTTGGATAATCGAATTCagttcgaaaagtttttgtagtttttttattttttaatcgaccCGTTTCTCGCAGGCAAAGCCCCACCACGATGACACGAAACCTCCGATCTTGGGTGCCATAGATACTTGCTTGAATAAACTTGGCCTAACTAAAGCCCAAGTAAAGGAACAGATAAAAAATCGTAGCATTGAAAAAGAGGATTGTTTCGGCGCCTGCATCGATAAGGAATTGGGCGTAATGACAGCGGATGGAAATATCGACAAAGCGAAGGCAGCCGAGAATCTTCCACGTTTCGTATCGCCGGAAAATGCTACAATTATAGCCGAAGCTTGCCACGAAGAGAGTACGTCGTTTGATATacgcaatatttttatttagttCAAGTTCGAGATTGTTcctataataaattatttatttctcgttaTAGAGGGAGAAAATGAGTGCGAGACCAGCGCCTTGTATCGCAAATGCATCAGGGTAATTATCTCGATTTTAGCAGTCAAAACTTTGGTTAAAATTACCCATTTTGGAAGtaacgaaaattgatttttgttccTCAGGAACACGTACCCCGTCCACCATTGAAGCCAGAAATGCAAAAGGTCCACGACGACTGTAAAGAAAAACTTTCCATAACCGAGGGTAAGAATTACGTCCCGGTTTACATTGTTTAATAAAACTCTAACGTTAATTCAGGATAATTAAATCTGCAAAATGTATTTTACCCACCAGAGGATATCGATGAATTAGAGAAGGTGAGGGACGAGGCGGATGAAGACTGTTTTCTAGCTTGCATCGGGGAGGGTATCGGATACGTAAGCGTCGttattatttgataattttttatactcgcTAGAATTTGCTCGGAATTTATCCTTGGACTTTATTCAATTACAGCTTGATGAGAACGGACACCCCCTCGTGGAAAAAGCTGTCGAGAGAGCACCGCATTgggcaaaaaaagaagacgttgAAAAGTTCATGAACGAATGTGCTTCACAAGGTGAATTTTCTTTACCTAATTTTCTGCAAACCGATTATTTTCACCCTTCAAACTGACGTCTGTCtcatattttttaatccacAGTTGCAGTTGGGGATAACAAATGCCAGAATGCAGTTAAATCATACCAGTGCTTCGTTGAGAAGGATCTCATTCATGGCCACCATTACGGTCGCTGGCGCATACGTTATTAAAGAAAATATCGACATTTCgcttcaaaaaatataattattgaaagatCTACACATCCCTAATGTGAGAAACAGTATTAATTGTAGATCCTGCCAAGTGTTAGGCGGAATGTCCTTGAAATTGATTATTCTTAAGTTTTTCGTATgtaagtgaagaaaaaaaaaatcagattaaCTTGATAATTCGAAATAGCTTGCGGATGATTTTGTTATCCTTCGTTGGTCGAAGCTTctggcgaaataaaattacttgaaaaaaataaaccgattTCCTGGCGCGTGTttgattgacaaaaaaaatatttaccctTTCCGAACGATTTGATTCATCGGAAAGAAATGAATGTTTAGTAGGTCGGCACGCGAATCTACACTGTGACAATTTCACGCGGAGATTCCCTGAAATCAACATCATTAAAAAGAACGTGAACACGTAACCAGGTGTCATATGACATTTGTACGCGCGTGTGTTGGctgtaattatatttaatttcgaTTCCGTGGATTCTGGGATTGCGGAGCGTCGGAGCGTTACCTAACGCGagtatcgtatacgtatatggtaCATGTATCGTGTGGGAAACAAATACAAGGATAATTGATCCGGATACAAATGATATTTGTGAAGCAATTCTCGTCACGGTTTCGCACCGACGGGGGGATCCCTGCAATTTCCGAATCACGAACTAATACATATACAGTATGTCGCCTAAAAGTAGAGGAAGAAAAGTGCCAAATATTATTCCCCGATTTTGGCAaaacgtcgaattgcaattttcttttttctctcttattataTCATATCGCGACGAGTGTATGGAACGACCAAAACCTCCGTTACAGTTTGAggcatgaattttttcttcctcttcgtgTCCAACGGATAACCAATTTGCCATTGTTGTATTCTCACCTACATCCGGAAACTATTTTCACATCCTCTATATCGCACGTAACTCATCTGAGGGTTGGATagagttatatatatatagagccAGAATCCGAACGAAATGTTCTTCATGATTCTGAGTACTTCCGAAGTTCGCGGTTCACCTGAACGTAATACGATGAGGATTTCGCTAATTTCCGCAACGTCGTTACTCGGCTTCGTGTTTCTCGTTAGTGTAAGTGAAAAACTCGGTTTTATCGCTACGACAACGATATTTAaatgttttttattcatcgtcgATTCTTTCGATCAGGCAGGGCCGCACCACCCACATGGCAAATTGGGGATGGAAAAGGAGATCGATGCTTGCTTAAAAGAGCTTGAAATTACGATGGACGATGTAAGGGAAAGTATAGAAAACGGCGAAGCTGACAAGGAGGATTGTTTCGGTGCCTGTGTCGGCAAAAAGGTGGGCTTTGTCAACGAAGAAGGAGCGATTGATACGGAAGTCATTTTAGCCAAGTACCCCCACCTTCCACGTTTCATGCCAGCGAAAGATCTTTTGCAAATAATCGAGACGTGCGCCGAAAAAAGTACGAATTTTCTCtgcattcaatttttaaatcgtCAGATATATCGACTCGCGTATATTGCTAACATGAATTTTGTGCCTTTTATTATAGAGACAGATAACGCGTGCGAGTTCAGCTCAATCTTTAGGTTGTGTATGGAGGTAACTATTCATTTAAATTTGACATTATTACATACCCTATCGAGTATATCGAATTGATATAATCTCCGCTCTATCTGCACAATTGTCAGAACGCCACAGAGGAGGTGGAAAGGCCTTTCAGAAAAATGATGGAGGGATGCAACGAACAGTTTGGTTTGCCAAACGgtacgagtgaaaataaatttcgtctCCGTAGTCATGTTGTGTAATTCaattaacgaattttttttttttttttcttcattcgtttcaGGTCATTTGAGAAACTTCCCgggattcaaagaaaaaaccaaggaTGGCTGCTGGGCCGCCTGCGTTATAAAAGTTTTTGAACTTGTAAGTGCATCGCATCGCGTTTGAATTGCTAATTTATGCATCAAATATACTTATTTTCGCAGGTGAACGAAGACGGCAGTTTGAACGTAGCTAATtatctcgaaaaatttgacgcTAACAATTTCTTCCCCAACGATAACAAACAGTTCGAagagatcgttgaaaaatgtggaaaactGAGTAAGTAACCAGAGCGATGGTGCgccgtatttatttttttcttttaaaatctacatttttttttattaaaaattacagCAGGTAAAGATGCGTGCGAGACCGCCTCTATGGTTGGCAAATGTCTTTTCGAGAATGGTGTGCACGGTGTTTTTCCAATGTGAATCCAGACTCGCCATCGCCATACCATTTCTAAAATAACCCGTTCTGTATTTCGTGGTAATCTCTAAGTTATTGAAGTATTAATAATGTTATTTAgtagatatatatctatgttagTAGTATCAACTAACACGTTGttaattcatgaataataggATTCTTCTCGACTAGAAGTCTGGAGGGTTGCACATAGtgtaaaattgtaatttttgtaGTCAATATATTTAGTGTTATACGGAAAATCTGAtttgtttgaataaaattcgacgGAATTATTGGTCTTGATATcacggaaaattgaaatttctacgTCTGTAAATATTCCTATTGCTGAGTGTAGCGTTAATTTTACAAGCTGAGAAAACAGAATTTTCTatgtttcttcctttttctacaAACACGCCTACTACAGTTTGACGCTGCAGCGAATTCTGCAACATTCACGCGCAGCACCTAATGAGTGAATAATTACCCGTTCGCGTTACGAATTACATTATTCTGTATCGTGTGATCAAACACAATGGGAAATTTTATTTGCTCAATTCTTCTATGAGTGCAGTAAAATCGTAGctaaaataattacaacgtTCTGGAGTAGACAATTCACGGCATATTATCGTTACGCTTTTGAGCTAATTCTAAACTAATTTACAGTTGGTAAAAACAGGCTAAatatggattttcaaaaatacaaatatgtatatgagaCGAAAAATTACTCGTTTTTACTATACGGATGATCGCACGTCGATTTTTCGGTTATATTGTTGCGATTGCTGTTTAGATAGacagtttttcgaataaaaagttTACACAGCCAAGATTCGAGTAAATTTAGTTCACGTAGAAGTTGATATTAATGGACTagtgataacaaaaaaaaggtgctCGGTAATTTAATTCTAATTGTGTTGTTATTGTCGGAATTATTTCAATCTACAACAGAGCTGTTTAattttcgatttgaaattggaTTGAACAAAAACTATCGTTGTACCAAATCTCGATGATGTAAAATAGTTTTCATACAAACGTGGCGCTAAGTTataatctttatttttctgttttatctaCGGTATCTCGAATAAAAGCATTTGCAAATATCGCGAGTAGAAAGTAGATATAATTCATAGAAACGTTATTCGGACTGTTCGATatagtaaaaaaatgtaatttctAAAACGACCGAATCGGCCTGCTAGATTTTAGATGATTTTAGCCTCAAGCGCACGTACGCGTCGTGTGATCGATCGGttcttaaaaattcaaatacctAATATTCGTGTACAGAAAGCCTTGAGAaggcgacgaaaaaattttccattcatgATACGCCggttgtttgaaaataatttgaatgattagcgatttttttcactgcTAGTTGCGATGGTTGAAAACCATAAAATCCATTCATCGTTACGATCTGTCCATTATGGCGCCAGAGTTCATAATTAATGACGAGTCGATGGATGTGTGGGCTATTTGAATTTTGACGGTTTCCGTGGATGAGGTCAACAACTTACCTCCCGAGTTCCAATCACCATTGATTATTCCTCTCATATCCATCATAATAATGTGTTCTCGTATACATCGTAGGCGATGCATAAGAGATATTGTGTTCCGTTTCTTATAGAACTCTGAAAGATTAATAGCTTTTTAagagcgttaaaaaaaaaaaaagagactaataaaactaaaagaacACGAAACGGAGATTCCGTGTAACATTCGTGTTTCGACCCACGTCAACAAAAATAGCAATCGAACAAAACGATAATTACATGAATAGATGAGCCGAGGAACACCAGGTGAGATAAAAAGGAGCGAAAGAAGATAGCGTCGCGAAGGGGGTaagcgaatgaagaaaaaagcataAAAGTAAAGAGGATGGCGAAAAACTCGAATCACGATAAAATCCGTGCAGAGCAGTTCTgattgggaaataaaaatgagaaaaaaaaaagaaaaaagtacgaaTCGATCCTCGACGAAACAAGGCTATAATATTGGCTCGttttcgcgacgcgacgcgatctTTACCGCGTATATAATATGACGGAGAATAGTATGGTACAGAGGAGGATATTTTGTACCGTACGTGCGATATTATCATCTTTCGTTGCTCGTTGAGAGCGGAGTGCATTGACCGGGTGACGGAGAGACGTGGacgagatgaatgaaaaaaaaaagacaaaaacagaacaacaaaaaatgaacttgaaaaaaaaaatgaaacgaaagaaagaaaggaaggagaaaaaaaaacgccggtAGAAAAAGTAGCACGCAGACTCGATCTTTCGATCGGTCGAACCTTCCTCGTTATGTACAGTTCTTTTGAATTCCCCCCCCTGTGATACGCGTTACGGGTTCCATATATCATAAACGTTTCTCGCTCTTCTCGTTGTGCGCTGAAATTATTCTTaccgcgattattatcattatcaccgtcatcgttgttgttgcttttgaaattttgcctaatttttttttcttcctctcttctttttagcACCTCCGTCATTTTCTCAACAGACGATGGACTTCGGTACGGGTTTACCGGATGACCACGACCACCACTGCTACC from Athalia rosae chromosome 1, iyAthRosa1.1, whole genome shotgun sequence carries:
- the LOC105690769 gene encoding protein PBDC1, translating into MARVGDVTADQLIAGTSVLSRPAEEFENDPSVEAMWAMKAFEHAEIYFNILCSVDPKLLRLTPHDDLIYKTFRESFPDFKVDKINEEDLKSPEGKAKWRPFCEQFKDVVEDYSFGTLVRADCDGEYSEKNSILTSRIQFYAIELARNREGLNDKIRGKYTPRKITNKS
- the LOC105690783 gene encoding uncharacterized protein LOC105690783, whose amino-acid sequence is MQFSTIALICGFACLSATVSALRMTPGQIVHMKELIGKCFTESGVDPEIIERSKKGEKIDDEKLHCFGACMLQSMGVLGDDGTIFKEAAIAKIPDNFPRDQAIAVINLCSEKKGDNACKTAGYILECLWENKAKPHHDDTKPPILGAIDTCLNKLGLTKAQVKEQIKNRSIEKEDCFGACIDKELGVMTADGNIDKAKAAENLPRFVSPENATIIAEACHEEKGENECETSALYRKCIREHVPRPPLKPEMQKVHDDCKEKLSITEEDIDELEKVRDEADEDCFLACIGEGIGYLDENGHPLVEKAVERAPHWAKKEDVEKFMNECASQVAVGDNKCQNAVKSYQCFAGPHHPHGKLGMEKEIDACLKELEITMDDVRESIENGEADKEDCFGACVGKKVGFVNEEGAIDTEVILAKYPHLPRFMPAKDLLQIIETCAEKKTDNACEFSSIFRLCMENATEEVERPFRKMMEGCNEQFGLPNGHLRNFPGFKEKTKDGCWAACVIKVFELVNEDGSLNVANYLEKFDANNFFPNDNKQFEEIVEKCGKLTGKDACETASMVGKCLFENGVHGVFPM
- the LOC105690778 gene encoding uncharacterized protein LOC105690778 → MKTPIVFAISLLALAIFVNAKPHHDDTKPPILGAIDTCLNKLGLTKAQVKEQIKNRSIEKEDCFGACIDKELGVMTADGNIDKAKAAENLPRFVSPENATIIAEACHEEKGENECETSALYRKCIREHVPRPPLKPEMQKVHDDCKEKLSITEEDIDELEKVRDEADEDCFLACIGEGIGYLDENGHPLVEKAVERAPHWAKKEDVEKFMNECASQVAVGDNKCQNAVKSYQCFVEKDLIHGHHYGRWRIRY